A part of Tachysurus vachellii isolate PV-2020 chromosome 4, HZAU_Pvac_v1, whole genome shotgun sequence genomic DNA contains:
- the gpr155b gene encoding LOW QUALITY PROTEIN: lysosomal cholesterol signaling protein (The sequence of the model RefSeq protein was modified relative to this genomic sequence to represent the inferred CDS: inserted 1 base in 1 codon) codes for MEGGHYVIIHGQNITHNPLSAPAMSIDRLFPALLECFGIILCGYVAGRSEVIGTGQSRSLGSFVSCFALPALLFKNMVQLQFGNVVWSFLWSVLIAKVCVFVLVCVLTLLVASPEGRFGKAGLFAIFTTQSNDFALGYPIVDALYCGSHPEYAQYLYLVAPVSLMLLNPLGFALCELQRWRQCPDHNYSKLHIVSTVFLRVLKNPIVFMVLVGIVSHFLFGGRVPLLLGELVDGLADSFGGAALFYLGLTMVGQMGRVTRSTGVTLIVLLTAKLLLMPLLCKDMLELLDAGNSSSVNHTSLSDYAFLYGIFPTAPSVAIYASQYNMQLEVVTSGMVISTLLSAPIMYLSVWLLSIPWMEATHLISELQEVNFNISIISIIALVWTVAIMVLSKKFKRLPHLFTTNLFLAQLLVCVSMTLWRFVVQQENVLGQILTFTLLYGALYSTYIWTGLLAFSLALLKRNEQLKLPPVVFIILGWGLPFLIVGLLLAAGEREGNTTDASFFYGKWQIISSTVVLSCSILLGGVSLMGLSQGSQEEQNYQILEQSSMSGTTDDIRSQTRPEDHGSAEFTPSHSSTNRGHNDCIPETRADFLNDTPAPPTGVALTEASTCARVQEERQVARHVLLCLLLIVSLLANVSSCLWWLLNSDPGRLYLELQFFCAVANYGQGLISFGIFGLDEHLIILPFKKRLASLLGGAQQTSRAPSAVPEEIRLTCTQFVRYHKNQCVQDIVHKRRCERAGCFLGRELVRWLLRVGLVRDRXTSCLYGVQLQEEGDIEQVMRDSSDSVTAANRIVSQMTETPPCAA; via the exons ATGGAAGGAGGTCATTATGTCATCATTCATGGGCAAAacattacccacaatcctcTGTCCGCACCAGCGATGTCCATCGACAGGCTGTTCCCGGCGCTGCTCGAGTGTTTCGGCATTATCCTGTGTGGCTACGTGGCAGGCCGCAGCGAGGTCATCGGCACGGGACAGTCCAGGAGCCTGGGCAGCTTTGTGTCCTGCTTTGCTCTTCCGGCGCTGCTCTTTAAAAACATGGTGCAGCTGCAGTTCGGTAACGTAGTGTGGTCATTCCTGTGGAGTGTGCTGATTGccaaggtgtgtgtttttgtgctggtgtgtgtcCTCACGCTGCTGGTGGCGAGTCCGGAGGGTAGATTCGGCAAAGCGGGGCTGTTTGCCATCTTCACCACGCAGAGTAATGACTTTGCACTGGGATATCCGATAG tGGACGCTCTGTACTGCGGTTCTCACCCTGAATATGCACAGTATCTGTATTTGGTGGCTCCGGTGTCTCTGATGCTGCTGAATCCGCTGGGCTTTGCTCTGTGTGAGCTCCAGCGTTGGAGGCAATGTCCAGACCACAACTACAGCAAGCTGCACATTGTCTCTACTGTCTTTCtgcgt GTACTTAAGAATCCGATTGTTTTCATGGTCTTGGTCGGGATCgtctctcacttcctgtttggtggGCGTGTCCCCTTATTGCTTGGGGAGTTGGTGGATGGATTGGCTGACTCGTTTGGAGGAGCGGCGCTCTTTTACTTGGGCCTGACTATGGTCGGGCAGATGGGTAGAGTTACCCGCTCTACAGGGGTCACCCTGATTGTACTCCTTACAGCaaaact TTTGCTGATGCCATTGTTGTGTAAAGACATGTTGGAGCTGCTGGACGCAGGCAACTCCAGTTCTGTGAACCACACCAGTCTGTCGGACTACGCCTTTCTGTACGGCATCTTCCCCACTGCCCCCAGCGTGGCCATTTACGCCAGTCAGTATAACATGCAGCTGGAGGTG gtaacCTCAGGTATGGTGATCAGCACGTTGCTATCTGCACCCATCATGTACCTGTCAGTATGGTTACTCTCCATCCCCTGGATGGAGGCAACACACCTGATCTCTGAGCTGCAGGAAGTCAACTTTAACATaagcatcatcagcatcatcgcactg GTGTGGACCGTTGCCATCATGGTCCTCAGCAAGAAGTTCAAGAGGTTGCCTCATTTGTTCACAACAAACCTGTTCCTCGCTCAG ctcttggtgtgtgtgtcgatGACCTTGTGGAGGTTTGTGGTTCAGCAGGAGAACGTCCTGGGACAGATCCTTACATTCACACTCCTCTATGGAGCTCTGTATAGCACCTACATTTGGACag GTTTGCTAGCGTTCTCTCTTGCTCTGCTGAAGAGGAACGAACAGCTCAAATTGCCACCTGTTGTTTTCATCATCCTTGGCTGggg gctCCCGTTTCTGATAGTGGGTTTGTTGCTTGCAGCTGGTGAGAGAGAAGGCAACACGACTGATGCATCTTTCTTCTACGGCAAGTGGCAG atcatcagcagcactgtggtttTGAGCTGTAGCATCCTTCTTGGTGGTGTGTCTCTGATGGGCCTCAGTCAGGGTTCTCAGGAGGAGCAGAATTACCAGATCCTGGAGCAGAGCTCGATGTCAGGCACCACAGATGACATCAGAAGCCAGACTCGACCCGAGGATCACGGCTCAGCCGAgttcacaccatcacacagcAGTACAaacagag ggcaTAATGACTGCATACCTGAAACAAGAGCAGACTTTTTGAACGACAcaccagcaccaccaacag GTGTAGCACTGACTGAGGCATCCACATGTGCACGTGTCCAGGAGGAGAGACAAGTGGCACGTCATGTGCTGCTCTGTCTGCTGCTCATTGTCAGCCTGCTCGCA AACGTGTCCAGCTGCCTCTGGTGGCTTTTAAACAGCGATCCTGGGCGACTTTACCTCGAGCTGCAGTTCTTCTGTGCTGTGGCCAATTATggacag GGTTTAATATCTTTCGGGATATTCGGGCTGGATGAACATCTCATCATTTTGCCATTTAAAAAGAG gctggcATCACTGTTGGGTGGAGCGCAGCAGACTAGCCGAGCTCCATCAGCCGTTCCTGAAGAGATACGGCTGACTTGCACGCAGTTCGTCCGCTACCATAAGAATCAGTGCGTGCAAGACATCGTGCACAAGAGaag gtgcgAACGTGCAGGTTGCTTCCTGGGCCGTGAGCTCGTCCGGTGGCTACTGCGTGTAGGCTTGGTCAGAGACC AGACCTCATGTCTGTATGGGGTTCAGCTGCAGGAGGAAGGAGACATCGAACAAGTCATGCGTGATTCGTCTGATTCTGTAACAGCGGCCAATCGTATTGTTTCTCAGATGACTGAGACGCCTCCGTGTGCAGCGTGA
- the ola1 gene encoding obg-like ATPase 1, producing the protein MPPKKGGDGPKPPPIIGRFGTSLKIGIVGLPNVGKSTFFNVLTKSQAAAENFPFCTIDPNESRVPIPDERYDFLCQYHKPASKVPAFLNVVDIAGLVKGAHAGQGLGNAFLSHISACDSIFHMTRAFEDEDIIHVEGCVDPVRDIEIIHEELRMKDEEMIGPIIDKLEKTAVRGGDKKLKPEYDIMCKIKSWVVDEKKHVRYHEWNDKEIEVLNKYLFLTSKPMIYLVNLSEKDYIRKKNKWLVKIKEWVDAHDPGALVIPFSGGFESRYQDMSDEEKQQFCKENKTQSVLTKIIKSGYAALQLEYFFTAGPDEVRAWTIRKGTKAPQAAGKIHTDFEKGFIMAEVMKFSDFKEEGSEPAVKAAGKYRQQGRNYVVEDGDIIFFKFNTPNQPKKK; encoded by the exons atgCCTCCAAAGAAGGGAGGAGACGGACCGAAGCCACCGCCTATCATCGGACGATTCGGGACCTCGCTTAAAATCGGGATCGTCGGATTACCGAACGTGGG TAAATCGACCTTCTTCAACGTGCTGACAAAGAGTCAGGCAGCGGCGGAGAATTTTCCCTTCTGCACCATCGACCCGAACGAGAGTCGCGTGCCAATTCCAGATGAGCGCTACGACTTTCTATGCCAGTATCACAAGCCTGCCAG taaGGTCCCAGCCTTTCTGAATGTAGTGGACATCGCCGGGCTGGTGAAGGGAGCTCACGCAGGACAGGGTTTGGGAAACGCCTTTCTCTCGCACATCAGCGCCTGTGATTCAATTTTTCACATGACAC gAGCATTTGAGGATGAAGACATCATCCATGTGGAGGGCTGCGTGGACCCCGTTAGGGACATCGAGATCATCCACGAGGAGCTCAGGATGAAAGACGAGGAGATGATCGGGCCAATCATAGACAAGCTGGAGAAAACGGCTGTGAGGGGCGGAGACAAGAAACTCAAGCCTGAATAT gacATCATGTGTAAAATCAAGTCATGGGTGGTCGACGAGAAAAAACACGTTCGATACCACGAATGGAACGACAAAGAG atcgaGGTGCTGAATAAATATCTCTTCCTGACGTCCAAGCCGATGATTTACCTGGTGAATCTCTCTGAGAAAGATTACATCAGGAAAAAGAACAAATG GCTGGTAAAGATTAAGGAGTGGGTAGACGCACACGACCCCGGTGCTCTCGTCATCCCCTTCAGCGGAGGTTTCGAGAGCAGATACCAGGACATGAGCGATGAGGAGAAACAGCAGTTCTGCAAGGAAAATAAAACCCAGAG CGTGTTGACCAAGATCATAAAGAGCGGCTACGCAGCACTGCAGCTGGAGTATTTCTTTACTGCGGGACCTGATGAAGTACGCGCATGGACCATCAGG AAAGGCACCAAGGCTCCACAGGCGGCTGGTAAGATCCACACAGACTTCGAGAAGGGCTTCATTATGGCTGAGGTCATGAAGTTTTCGGATTTTAAAGAGGAAGGCAGCGAGCCTGCTGTTAAG GCTGCAGGAAAGTACAGACAGCAAGGAAGGAACTATGTGGTGGAGGATGGAGACATCATCTTCTTCAAATTCAACACACCCAATCAGCCGAAGAagaaatga
- the wipf1b gene encoding WAS/WASL-interacting protein family member 1: MPVPPPPPPPPPPTLALANTEKPALNRSEQQGRNALLTDISKGTRLKKTVTNDRSGPVLEKPKGGGGGGGGGGGGGGGGGGFGGGAPGGLGGLFPVGMPKLRSTRDDSGSVRSPILPPGARSSGPRPFVGGASSAPRFPGQRNGPSDSPRLRMTPQRSETPGGPPPPVPNTPRPNQSSVQNRGPPPLPGGFRPTATPPLPNPGGKQTAPPPVPGGRPSCSPAPPVPHFYRPPLPPAPGRGDDRPPPVPPGNRPSMVLPRDSPPPPPPPSSNSKPPPPPSSSRGSVSSAPPLPPGRPKPSDDNTPRLPQRHMSLTSHAPSPPTPMRSGPLPPPPSERPPPLGRNPSGRTGPLPPPPPSGRPGSGSVRPSAAPPPPNRLGSELPRASNRPPLPPDRPTSGGPPPPPPPMGNGYHSHDADEWETRFSFRPVSDFPPPEPYIPFQKTYPSKLARNEGRGSAKKERGAPPLPPIPR; this comes from the exons ATGCCGGTTCCCCCACCGCCCCCTCCGCCCCCACCCCCAACCCTGGCtctg gccAACACAGAGAAGCCTGCTCTGAACAGGTCTGAGCAGCAGGGCAGGAATGCGCTATTGACCGACATCAGCAAAGGAACCCGACTCAAAAAGACTGTTACCAATGACCGGAGTGGACCTGTACTTGAGa AGCCTAAaggaggtggtggtggaggaggaggaggaggaggaggaggaggaggagggggcgGGTTTGGAGGCGGAGCTCCAGGAGGACTTGGAGGACTGTTTCCTGTTGGTATGCCAAAGCTGCGGTCCACTAGAGATG acTCTGGTAGCGTTCGATCCCCCATCCTTCCTCCTGGAGCCCGTAGTTCTGGTCCACGTCCTTTTGTGGGTGGTGCAAGCTCCGCCCCCCGTTTTCCTGGGCAACGTAATGGCCCTTCTGACTCTCCACGTCTTCGAATGACTCCTCAACGCTCCGAAACCCCCGGAGGGCCGCCTCCACCTGTTCCTAACACACCACGGCCCAATCAGAGCAGTGTACAGAATAGAGGACCGCCCCCTCTGCCTGGTGGTTTCCGCCCTACAGCTACCCCACCTCTTCCTAACCCCGGCGGAAAACAGACGGCACCTCCACCGGTTCCAGGTGGACGCCCCTCCTGCAGCCCTGCACCCCCTGTGCCTCATTTTTACCGACCCCCTCTTCCCCCAGCTCCTGGTCGAGGAGACGACCGCCCACCACCGGTTCCCCCTGGCAACCGCCCATCCATGGTCCTCCCACGGGACAGcccacctcctccacctcctccatctTCCAATAGCAAGCCGCCTCCACCTCCTTCCTCATCTCGTGGGTCTGTAAGCTCCGCTCCTCCGTTGCCACCAGGACGACCAAAGCCCAGTGACGACAACACGCCACGTCTTCCTCAGAGACACATGTCACTCACTTCTCATGCCCCATCCCCTCCTACACCTATGAGGTCAGGCCCACTTCCTCCGCCTCCCTCTGAGAGACCGCCCCCTTTGGGCCGGAATCCGTCCGGGCGAACCG gtccaCTCCCACCTCCACCGCCTTCCGGGCGACCAGGAAGCGGAAGTGTGAGGCCatctgcagccccgccccctccGAACAGATTAGGGTCAGAGCTTCCTCGTGCCAGCAACAGACCACCCCTCCCTCCAGACCGCCCAACTTCTGGAGGACcgccccctcctcctcctccaatgGGCAACGGGTACCACAGTCATGATGCAG ATGAGTGGGAAACACGCTTCAGTTTCCGACCCGTCTCAGATTTCCCGCCTCCAGAGCCTTACATCCCGTTTCAGAAAACGTACCCCAGCAAACTGGCCAGGAACGAAGGCAGAG gttCGGCGAAAAAGGAGCGAGGTGCACCCCCGTTACCTCCCATTCCCAGATGA